One Sediminibacillus dalangtanensis genomic region harbors:
- a CDS encoding carbohydrate ABC transporter permease: MQKRKEWILNILGILFVLIFLFPVYWMIITAFKSQSEIFQSTPTFWPKDFQFTSFIDIFKDNVGQYFLNSFMIAGLATILVLVLAVPSAYGLARFKVKGKNPMILLFLVTQMLPATVILTPLFIVFNNLSLLNTYWGPVLTCATLGVPFSVLILRTFFLGIPKELEEAASIDGCGRFRTFIRVIVPISYPSIVVCAAISFFFSWGDLIFSMTFNRNQDLWPLTAGIYNAIGRYGIEWNDLMAFATVSVLPVIVIFVILQKQLVKGLVSGSIK; the protein is encoded by the coding sequence ATGCAAAAGAGAAAAGAATGGATCTTGAATATATTAGGAATCCTTTTCGTATTGATCTTTTTATTTCCCGTCTATTGGATGATCATTACGGCTTTTAAGAGCCAATCCGAAATCTTTCAATCTACGCCGACGTTTTGGCCAAAAGATTTTCAGTTCACCAGTTTCATCGATATTTTCAAAGACAACGTCGGGCAGTATTTCCTGAACAGTTTTATGATCGCCGGTTTGGCTACCATTCTAGTATTGGTGCTGGCTGTGCCTTCTGCGTATGGGTTGGCAAGATTCAAAGTAAAAGGGAAGAATCCCATGATTTTGTTATTCCTCGTCACGCAAATGCTGCCGGCGACCGTCATTTTGACGCCGTTGTTCATCGTTTTTAACAACCTAAGTCTCCTAAACACGTATTGGGGGCCGGTGCTGACATGTGCCACATTAGGTGTGCCGTTTTCCGTATTGATTTTGCGGACCTTTTTCCTCGGGATTCCGAAAGAATTGGAGGAAGCGGCAAGCATCGATGGCTGCGGTCGGTTCAGAACCTTTATTCGTGTAATTGTGCCGATATCATATCCGAGTATCGTGGTATGTGCTGCTATATCTTTCTTCTTTTCCTGGGGGGATTTGATCTTCAGCATGACATTTAACCGGAACCAGGACTTATGGCCGTTGACGGCAGGGATATACAATGCGATCGGGCGTTATGGAATCGAGTGGAATGACTTGATGGCTTTTGCTACCGTATCGGTACTGCCGGTCATCGTGATCTTTGTCATCCTGCAGAAACAACTTGTGAAAGGCTTGGTCAGCGGCTCGATCAAATAG
- the yicI gene encoding alpha-xylosidase, with amino-acid sequence MKFTNGFWLTREGYDINFPRMVRDVKIEDKTVTLFAPCKEINHRGDTLNIPSLTIQLTAPVENVIRVKAWHHKGEVHRGPDFDIIPEEISLRTETTQEEVLVSNGSLQVRIQRNPFRIQFLHGQTMLTHMEPNGLAWIQGPEKESYMRAQLNLGVGESLYGLGERFTPFVKNGQVVETWNKDGGTSSEQSYKNVPFYLSNRGYGVFVNHPEKVSFELGSEAVSKTQFSVEGELMDYYMINGPTTKEALGRYTELTGKPALPPAWSFGLWLTTSFTTDYNEETVNHFVDGMAERDIPLSVFHFDCFWMKEFEWCNFEWDRDCFPEPGAMLQRLKAKGLKICVWINPYIAEKSPLFDEAAANGFLLKKENGDVWQWDLWQAGMGIVDFTNPDACQWYAGKLKALLDMGVDTFKTDFGERIPTDVVYFDGSDPKRMHNYYAYKFNKVVFDLLKQERGEGEAVVFARAATAGGQQFPVHWGGDCDATYESMAESLRGGLSLTLSGFGYWSHDIGGFENTATPDLFKRWTAFGLLSSHSRLHGSKSYRVPWLFDEEAVEVTRYFSQLKNRLMPYLFAKAVENHQSGVPVMRPMLLEFPDDRNSHVLDQQYMLGDSLLVAPIFNEEGIASYYLPHGKWTHLLTNEVVEGGSWHQEHYNYMSLPLFVKENTILPMGKTNDRPDYDYSEDVSFVIYQLNDGETTSAVVTDSTGRSKGKIEATRKESQITITTDMESLSYSVVLKGIDSLTSVSSGDLEKLADGMCIRLKDSKEVVLTL; translated from the coding sequence ATGAAGTTTACCAATGGATTTTGGCTTACCAGAGAAGGATATGACATCAACTTTCCCAGAATGGTCCGTGACGTGAAAATCGAGGATAAAACAGTGACCCTTTTTGCCCCTTGCAAGGAAATCAACCACCGTGGGGATACATTGAATATCCCTTCGCTGACAATCCAGTTGACTGCGCCAGTAGAAAATGTCATCCGCGTAAAAGCCTGGCACCATAAAGGAGAAGTGCACCGGGGACCCGACTTTGACATAATCCCTGAAGAAATATCCTTGAGAACAGAAACCACCCAGGAGGAGGTGCTCGTTTCCAATGGATCTCTGCAAGTGAGGATTCAACGCAATCCATTTCGTATTCAATTTTTACACGGTCAAACCATGCTGACGCATATGGAGCCGAACGGGCTTGCCTGGATCCAAGGGCCGGAAAAGGAAAGCTATATGCGCGCCCAGTTAAATCTCGGTGTCGGGGAAAGCTTGTATGGGCTGGGGGAGCGGTTTACGCCGTTTGTGAAAAATGGGCAGGTTGTCGAAACGTGGAACAAGGATGGGGGAACCAGCTCGGAGCAGTCCTACAAAAACGTCCCTTTTTACCTAAGTAACCGCGGTTATGGTGTGTTTGTCAATCACCCGGAAAAAGTCAGCTTCGAACTTGGCTCCGAAGCGGTGTCCAAAACCCAATTCAGTGTGGAAGGAGAGCTGATGGATTACTACATGATCAACGGCCCAACTACGAAAGAAGCACTGGGCCGTTACACCGAACTGACTGGAAAACCGGCACTGCCCCCAGCCTGGTCGTTCGGCTTATGGCTGACCACCTCGTTTACGACCGATTATAACGAGGAAACGGTCAATCATTTTGTAGACGGGATGGCAGAACGTGATATTCCATTAAGCGTGTTCCACTTCGACTGTTTTTGGATGAAAGAATTCGAATGGTGCAATTTTGAATGGGATCGGGATTGTTTCCCAGAACCCGGAGCCATGCTGCAGCGCTTGAAGGCAAAAGGACTTAAAATATGTGTTTGGATCAATCCGTATATCGCGGAAAAGTCTCCCTTATTCGATGAAGCGGCCGCCAATGGCTTTTTGTTGAAAAAGGAGAATGGCGATGTCTGGCAATGGGATTTATGGCAGGCGGGGATGGGGATTGTCGATTTCACCAACCCGGACGCTTGTCAATGGTATGCCGGTAAATTAAAAGCATTACTCGATATGGGAGTCGACACCTTCAAGACAGACTTCGGCGAGCGCATACCGACCGATGTGGTGTATTTTGACGGTTCGGATCCAAAGCGCATGCACAATTACTACGCGTACAAGTTCAACAAAGTGGTGTTCGACTTATTGAAACAGGAAAGAGGGGAAGGCGAGGCAGTTGTTTTTGCACGAGCAGCCACAGCCGGAGGCCAGCAGTTCCCGGTCCACTGGGGCGGTGACTGTGATGCGACGTATGAATCGATGGCAGAAAGCCTGCGCGGTGGACTTTCCCTTACCCTTTCCGGTTTCGGGTATTGGAGCCACGATATCGGCGGCTTTGAAAACACGGCGACACCGGATTTGTTTAAACGCTGGACGGCATTTGGACTGTTATCAAGCCACAGCCGCCTGCACGGCAGTAAGTCCTATCGGGTGCCATGGCTTTTTGATGAAGAAGCGGTGGAAGTGACCAGGTATTTTTCTCAGTTGAAAAACCGCCTGATGCCGTATTTGTTTGCGAAAGCAGTAGAAAATCATCAGTCTGGTGTTCCGGTGATGCGGCCGATGCTGCTGGAATTCCCCGACGACCGCAACAGTCATGTGCTCGATCAGCAATACATGCTGGGGGATTCCCTGCTTGTGGCTCCGATTTTTAATGAAGAAGGAATCGCTTCCTATTACTTACCGCATGGCAAATGGACCCATTTGCTGACGAACGAAGTAGTCGAGGGTGGTTCCTGGCACCAGGAACACTATAACTATATGAGTCTGCCGCTGTTCGTAAAGGAAAACACCATCCTGCCGATGGGAAAAACCAACGACCGTCCGGATTATGACTATTCGGAGGATGTATCCTTTGTCATTTACCAGTTGAATGATGGAGAAACGACAAGTGCTGTCGTGACCGATTCAACTGGCAGAAGCAAAGGGAAAATCGAGGCAACCCGTAAAGAGAGCCAAATAACCATCACAACAGACATGGAGTCACTTTCCTATTCCGTTGTCTTGAAAGGAATTGACTCTTTAACATCCGTTTCTTCTGGTGATTTGGAAAAACTAGCGGACGGTATGTGCATCCGCCTGAAAGATTCAAAGGAGGTGGTGCTCACTCTCTAA
- a CDS encoding glycoside hydrolase family 3 protein, translating into MNWKKCWKVGLSLLLILVVVVQGFSADKTDTVHAANPVYEYPFHNPNLSLEERVDDLLTKLTLDEKVSLLHQYQPAIPRLGIKSFRTGTEALHGVSWLGEATVFPQATGLANTWDKSLIEEVGSAVGDEVRAFHKKYPEDVGLSVWAPVVDLQRDPRAGRNEEGYGEDPYLAGQISTAYSNGLKGSDSFYVKTIPTLKHFLGYNNEENRGASSSSLDPRNLYEYQMKSFEYAIESGAALSMMPAYNAINGKPANLSPLINDVVKDEWADDFFVVSDAGDISGLVNDHQYVDTYAEAAALSIKAGVDSFTDQDDNSEIVTGWIHDALDQGLLAESDIDKAVRNILTVRFRTGEFDGPELDPYASIDEDVINSEAHQQLALETAREQLVLLKNDQQALPLNKDGGEKVAVIGPLADQVFNDFYSGTLPYTVSTLDGVKEKVGNDRVNFSRGIDQIALQSKATGQYVTASPNGDVNLAANADEIGKNETFSLYDFGWDQYLLRSHANDKYVANKNGSPDVVNNETSPGRQEKRPGTQDWFTYQNYNYEKQEDGSFALYNYQTGHWDTGLEGGRYVTVGEEAPHALTAAKQSVTGDTEKFEQTVVVDGETEAQHAAEDAEAAIVVVGDQPMLNARETIDREDIILPPSQKELIEKVAAVNENTIVVLVSSYPMAMPEIENNPNVKAILYSAHGGQEEGSAIADALYGDYAPAGRLNQTWYESVDQLPDIMEYDIIKGERTYQYFEGEPLYSFGHGLTYTDFEYSNLRLSSHHIKDDGDVTIRADITNTGSIASDEVAQLYVHDKKASVKRPIEELKGFERIHLEPGETKTVTFTLPASELAFWDVSQDKYVVESGTFDIMVGRSSANIQLTETLKVDGEKIAPRDLTEVTNAENYDDYSGVKIVEESKSGYEAVGEIDNGDWIAFQNVKFSKGISQLEVRVASKKAGGTIELRLDDPESGKLAGTIVMPKTGGLQNWETITTDVRKLAGKHDVYLTFNGNFRLDTLQLK; encoded by the coding sequence ATGAATTGGAAGAAATGCTGGAAAGTCGGTCTTAGTCTATTGCTTATCCTGGTGGTTGTTGTGCAAGGATTTTCCGCAGATAAAACGGACACCGTTCATGCGGCAAATCCAGTCTATGAATATCCTTTTCACAATCCTAACCTGTCATTGGAAGAAAGGGTGGACGACCTACTAACCAAGTTGACATTGGATGAAAAAGTTTCTTTGCTGCACCAATACCAACCCGCCATCCCAAGGTTAGGAATAAAATCGTTCCGAACGGGTACAGAAGCGCTGCACGGGGTATCCTGGCTTGGCGAAGCGACAGTATTCCCCCAGGCAACTGGTTTGGCCAATACATGGGACAAATCATTAATAGAGGAAGTTGGATCTGCGGTTGGCGATGAAGTCCGTGCCTTTCACAAAAAGTATCCGGAAGATGTAGGCTTATCGGTTTGGGCGCCTGTTGTCGACTTACAGCGTGATCCGAGAGCCGGAAGAAATGAAGAAGGGTACGGGGAGGATCCGTATCTAGCTGGACAAATATCAACTGCCTATTCCAATGGACTGAAAGGCTCGGATTCGTTTTATGTGAAAACCATTCCGACCTTAAAACATTTTCTTGGTTATAACAATGAGGAAAACCGGGGAGCGAGTTCTTCCAGTCTGGATCCGAGAAATTTATATGAATACCAGATGAAGTCGTTTGAATATGCGATTGAATCAGGGGCAGCATTGTCCATGATGCCTGCTTATAACGCGATTAATGGAAAGCCGGCCAACTTAAGCCCCCTAATTAATGATGTTGTAAAAGACGAATGGGCAGATGATTTCTTTGTCGTAAGTGATGCAGGAGATATCTCTGGTCTGGTCAATGATCATCAGTATGTCGACACGTATGCAGAAGCGGCGGCTTTGTCGATAAAGGCGGGTGTAGACAGTTTTACCGACCAGGATGACAATTCGGAGATTGTCACAGGATGGATTCATGATGCATTAGATCAAGGCCTGTTGGCCGAATCCGATATCGACAAAGCTGTCCGAAATATTTTGACGGTGCGGTTCCGGACAGGCGAATTTGACGGTCCTGAGCTTGATCCATACGCATCCATCGATGAAGATGTAATCAACAGTGAAGCACATCAACAGCTGGCATTGGAAACCGCCCGCGAACAATTGGTGCTGTTGAAAAATGACCAGCAAGCACTCCCGCTGAACAAGGATGGGGGAGAAAAAGTCGCCGTGATCGGTCCGTTGGCCGACCAGGTTTTTAATGATTTTTACAGCGGTACGCTCCCTTACACCGTATCGACCCTTGACGGGGTAAAAGAAAAAGTCGGGAACGACCGAGTAAACTTTTCGCGCGGGATTGATCAAATTGCGCTTCAATCGAAGGCAACTGGCCAATACGTAACCGCATCACCTAATGGAGATGTGAACCTGGCAGCAAATGCGGACGAGATTGGCAAAAATGAAACCTTTTCCCTGTATGATTTCGGATGGGATCAATATTTGCTCCGTTCCCATGCAAATGATAAATATGTGGCCAATAAAAATGGTTCTCCCGATGTCGTGAATAATGAAACATCGCCGGGACGACAGGAAAAACGGCCAGGAACACAGGACTGGTTCACCTATCAAAATTATAACTATGAAAAACAGGAAGATGGAAGCTTCGCGCTTTACAACTACCAGACAGGTCACTGGGATACCGGGCTTGAAGGCGGCAGGTATGTCACAGTTGGAGAAGAAGCACCCCATGCATTGACAGCAGCCAAGCAATCCGTGACAGGAGATACGGAAAAGTTTGAGCAAACGGTCGTGGTGGATGGTGAAACAGAGGCACAACATGCGGCGGAGGATGCCGAAGCGGCGATTGTCGTAGTCGGGGATCAGCCGATGTTGAATGCCCGTGAAACGATCGACCGTGAAGACATTATCCTCCCGCCGTCCCAAAAAGAATTAATTGAAAAAGTGGCTGCGGTGAACGAAAATACGATCGTTGTACTGGTTTCCAGTTATCCGATGGCGATGCCGGAAATTGAAAACAATCCAAATGTAAAAGCTATCCTTTACTCTGCGCATGGCGGACAGGAAGAAGGAAGTGCGATAGCGGATGCGCTGTATGGCGATTACGCACCTGCCGGCAGGTTGAACCAGACTTGGTATGAAAGCGTAGACCAGCTTCCGGATATTATGGAGTACGATATTATCAAAGGAGAAAGAACATATCAATATTTTGAAGGGGAACCACTTTACTCATTTGGGCATGGTCTTACGTATACAGACTTCGAGTATAGTAACTTGCGTCTGAGCTCCCATCACATCAAAGATGATGGCGACGTTACCATTCGGGCCGATATTACAAACACGGGATCAATTGCAAGCGATGAAGTTGCTCAGTTATATGTACATGACAAAAAGGCGAGCGTTAAACGGCCAATAGAAGAGCTGAAAGGTTTTGAACGCATTCACCTGGAACCGGGGGAGACAAAAACCGTCACATTTACATTGCCAGCCAGCGAATTGGCATTCTGGGATGTATCTCAGGATAAATATGTCGTGGAATCCGGTACCTTCGATATCATGGTCGGCAGATCTTCCGCAAACATCCAATTGACAGAAACCTTGAAAGTTGATGGGGAAAAGATCGCGCCGAGAGATTTGACTGAGGTAACTAATGCGGAAAACTACGATGACTACAGCGGCGTCAAGATTGTTGAGGAATCAAAATCAGGATATGAAGCTGTCGGTGAAATAGATAACGGAGATTGGATTGCCTTTCAAAATGTTAAGTTTTCTAAAGGAATTTCCCAGTTGGAGGTGCGTGTTGCAAGCAAGAAAGCCGGCGGTACCATTGAACTGCGTCTCGATGATCCGGAGAGCGGAAAGCTGGCAGGTACAATCGTTATGCCTAAAACCGGTGGATTGCAGAATTGGGAAACGATCACAACAGATGTGAGGAAATTGGCTGGAAAACATGATGTTTATCTAACCTTTAACGGGAATTTCCGTCTTGATACGCTCCAGTTGAAATAA
- a CDS encoding MFS transporter — MVNSKAKLWTKDFTIVSSANFFLYLVFYLLLVTMAVYAVEQFGVSESQAGLVTGVFIIGTLIGRLFLGRMITKIGNKRMLYAGLIFFILTSALYFINTGITFLLITRLLHGVALGMASTATGTIVAEVIPEERKGEGIGFYSMSITLATAIGPFIGLYMSEHTSFQTIFVFCLALGVISFLIALFVRVPVVKKPEKAAEKTGFKLSHFIEPKALPIALVVLLLSLGYSSVLSFINFYAIEIDLVQVASLFFVVYAVAILVSRPFTGRLMDVKGANWVMYPTFALFAAGLLLLSTAGNSFILLLAGVLIGLGFGNMQSTTQAIAVKVTPTHRIGLATSTYYIALDAGLGFGPYVLGLIIPLSGYRNLYIMMGLLVIVTTAIYYFMHGKKESSALKKFPSVETGSKAN, encoded by the coding sequence ATCGTGAACTCAAAAGCAAAATTATGGACGAAAGATTTTACCATTGTATCTTCAGCAAACTTTTTCTTATATCTAGTCTTTTATTTATTGTTGGTGACCATGGCCGTTTATGCGGTCGAACAGTTTGGCGTTTCGGAAAGCCAGGCAGGGCTTGTGACTGGCGTATTTATCATCGGAACGCTAATCGGCCGGCTGTTTTTAGGAAGAATGATCACCAAAATAGGCAACAAAAGGATGTTGTATGCAGGCCTGATCTTTTTTATTTTGACCTCTGCCTTGTATTTTATTAATACCGGCATTACCTTTCTGCTTATTACGCGCTTATTGCACGGGGTTGCCTTGGGAATGGCGAGTACCGCTACCGGCACGATTGTCGCGGAAGTCATTCCGGAAGAGCGAAAAGGCGAAGGAATCGGTTTTTACAGCATGAGTATCACCCTGGCAACGGCAATCGGGCCTTTCATCGGGCTGTATATGAGCGAACATACGAGCTTCCAAACGATATTCGTTTTTTGCCTGGCGCTGGGCGTCATCAGCTTCCTGATCGCCCTGTTTGTCCGTGTGCCGGTAGTGAAAAAACCGGAGAAAGCAGCAGAAAAAACAGGCTTCAAACTGTCGCATTTCATCGAGCCAAAAGCCTTGCCGATCGCACTGGTTGTGCTGTTGTTATCACTTGGCTATTCCAGCGTGCTGTCCTTCATCAATTTCTATGCGATTGAAATCGATCTGGTGCAAGTAGCCAGCCTGTTTTTTGTTGTCTATGCTGTGGCTATCCTCGTATCCCGTCCTTTCACCGGTCGTTTGATGGACGTGAAAGGTGCCAACTGGGTGATGTACCCGACGTTTGCTTTATTTGCAGCAGGATTGCTTCTGTTAAGCACAGCAGGTAACAGTTTTATTTTGCTACTGGCCGGTGTTCTGATCGGTCTTGGCTTTGGTAACATGCAATCGACGACCCAAGCCATCGCAGTAAAAGTAACACCGACACACCGGATCGGATTAGCGACTTCCACCTACTATATCGCCCTCGATGCAGGGCTCGGTTTCGGACCGTATGTACTTGGTTTGATCATCCCGTTATCCGGCTACCGCAACCTGTATATTATGATGGGATTGTTGGTGATAGTGACGACGGCGATTTACTATTTCATGCATGGCAAAAAGGAAAGTTCGGCTTTGAAAAAATTCCCATCTGTTGAAACAGGTTCTAAAGCAAATTAA
- a CDS encoding MarR family winged helix-turn-helix transcriptional regulator, whose translation MFPIKSAQKFFHQLILLYRPFENHLNVQLSKHQLHRSQWTILYYLYNHGASTAVEISHYQGVEKPTVTRTIARLEESGYVEQVAGKDKREKPMQLTELGTTVYEEVRGTIDQFEQEILDGISEEEQQETIRIMEQIRNNIIK comes from the coding sequence GTGTTTCCCATAAAATCTGCCCAAAAGTTTTTTCATCAACTGATTTTATTGTACCGCCCTTTTGAAAATCATTTGAACGTGCAGCTCAGCAAACATCAGCTGCATCGCTCCCAGTGGACGATTTTGTACTACTTATATAATCACGGCGCTTCAACTGCTGTCGAGATTTCCCACTATCAAGGCGTCGAGAAACCTACGGTGACCAGGACAATCGCACGCTTGGAGGAATCCGGATATGTGGAACAGGTGGCCGGCAAGGATAAACGCGAAAAGCCCATGCAGCTAACAGAGCTCGGTACCACTGTTTACGAGGAAGTCCGGGGCACCATTGATCAATTCGAACAGGAGATTCTAGACGGCATTTCCGAAGAAGAACAGCAGGAGACAATTCGTATTATGGAACAAATACGAAATAACATAATAAAGTAA
- a CDS encoding transcriptional regulator codes for MFFINLDKQERKKLIKIIEKHLKNYNNYKVAAINIKEQIERLLPTQRSTESTKMDYPTDSFKKLENELAEVEVLMESIERAVAELSPVEKEFIKYRYFNNWSINKSAMEIGYNDKALFTIRNQAMDKLIISMGGLMFTELPEETRKIN; via the coding sequence ATGTTTTTCATTAATTTAGACAAACAAGAAAGAAAAAAACTAATCAAAATCATCGAAAAACACCTGAAGAACTACAACAATTATAAGGTGGCGGCCATTAACATAAAAGAACAGATAGAGCGTCTGTTGCCCACACAAAGAAGTACGGAAAGCACAAAAATGGATTACCCCACTGACAGCTTTAAAAAATTGGAGAATGAATTAGCGGAAGTGGAAGTTTTAATGGAATCGATAGAGCGGGCTGTTGCGGAGTTGTCCCCCGTTGAAAAGGAATTCATAAAATACCGTTATTTTAACAATTGGTCGATTAATAAATCCGCCATGGAAATTGGCTATAATGATAAAGCCCTTTTCACAATACGGAATCAGGCAATGGATAAGCTTATTATTAGCATGGGCGGGCTGATGTTCACAGAATTACCCGAAGAAACAAGGAAAATCAATTAG